Proteins co-encoded in one Erwinia sp. genomic window:
- the cyoB gene encoding Cytochrome bo(3) ubiquinol oxidase subunit 1 (ID:JIFNMEKO_00491;~source:Prodigal:2.6) has protein sequence MLGKLTLDSVPYHEPIIMVTVAAIIIGGLAIAGALTYFGKWQYLWSEWLSSVDHKKLGIMYIILAFIMLLRGFADAVMMRSQQVLSSAGEAGFLPPHHYDQIFTAHGVIMIFFVAMPFVVGLMNLAVPLQIGARDVAFPFLNNLSFWFTVVGVVLVNLSLGVGEFAQTGWLAYPPLSGAEYSPGVGVDYWLWSLQLSGIGTTLTGINFFVTILRMRAPGMSMFKMPVFTWASLCTNVLIIASFPVLTVTLALLTLDRYLGFHFFTNEMGGNMMMYVNLIWIWGHPEVYILVLPVFGVFSEVVATFSKKRLFGYTSLVWATVVITVLSFIVWLHHFFTMGAGANVNAFFGIMTMIIAIPTGVKIFNWLFTMYQGRIQMHSAMLWTVGFLVTFSVGGMTGVLLAVPGADFVLHNSLFLIAHFHNVIIGGVVFGCFAGVTYWFPKAFGFTLNDKWGIRAFWFWIIGFFVAFMPLYALGFMGMTRRLSQNIDPQFHPLLVVAAGGAALIACGVLCQIIQFWVSVRDRHENRDLTGDPWGGRTLEWSTSSPPPFYNFAVVPQVKERDAFWDMKEKGEANQHPDHYSEIHMPKNTGAGVILCVFALIFGFAAIWHIWWLAGLSFLGMILTWIIKSFDEDVDYYVPVAEIEKIEKQHFDDITKAGLKNVN, from the coding sequence ATGCTTGGAAAATTAACCCTTGATTCAGTCCCGTATCATGAACCTATTATCATGGTTACGGTGGCTGCCATCATTATCGGTGGCCTCGCCATAGCAGGTGCACTCACCTACTTCGGTAAATGGCAATATTTGTGGTCAGAATGGCTGAGCTCTGTCGACCACAAAAAATTAGGTATTATGTACATTATCCTGGCATTCATCATGTTATTGCGTGGCTTTGCTGATGCAGTAATGATGCGTAGCCAACAGGTGCTCTCTTCTGCCGGAGAGGCTGGTTTTCTGCCTCCCCACCACTACGATCAAATATTCACTGCCCACGGCGTGATAATGATTTTCTTCGTAGCAATGCCTTTCGTCGTGGGTCTGATGAACCTGGCGGTGCCGTTACAGATTGGTGCACGTGACGTTGCGTTCCCCTTTCTGAACAACCTGAGCTTTTGGTTCACGGTTGTCGGCGTTGTGCTGGTTAACCTCTCACTGGGCGTGGGCGAGTTTGCTCAGACTGGCTGGCTGGCTTATCCACCACTTTCGGGGGCGGAATACAGTCCTGGCGTCGGGGTAGACTACTGGCTCTGGAGCCTGCAGTTATCGGGAATTGGTACTACGTTAACGGGGATAAACTTCTTCGTGACCATTCTCAGAATGCGTGCGCCGGGCATGAGCATGTTTAAAATGCCTGTCTTTACCTGGGCCTCACTGTGCACTAACGTACTGATTATTGCCTCTTTCCCGGTATTAACTGTCACACTTGCACTGTTGACGCTTGATCGTTATCTGGGCTTCCATTTCTTTACCAATGAAATGGGTGGCAACATGATGATGTATGTCAACCTGATTTGGATCTGGGGACACCCGGAAGTATATATTCTGGTATTGCCAGTATTCGGTGTTTTCTCTGAAGTAGTTGCAACCTTCTCGAAGAAAAGATTGTTTGGTTACACCTCACTGGTTTGGGCCACTGTGGTGATCACAGTATTGTCCTTCATCGTCTGGTTACACCACTTCTTTACCATGGGTGCTGGCGCCAACGTCAATGCCTTCTTCGGTATTATGACGATGATTATCGCCATTCCTACCGGAGTTAAGATCTTTAACTGGCTGTTCACCATGTATCAGGGCCGTATTCAGATGCACTCGGCTATGCTGTGGACCGTCGGCTTCCTGGTCACTTTCTCGGTTGGAGGCATGACCGGGGTTCTGTTGGCTGTGCCGGGCGCTGACTTTGTTCTTCACAACAGTTTGTTCCTTATCGCTCACTTTCATAACGTGATTATCGGTGGTGTGGTATTCGGATGTTTTGCCGGTGTGACTTACTGGTTCCCGAAAGCATTCGGTTTCACGCTTAACGACAAATGGGGAATACGTGCATTCTGGTTCTGGATTATCGGCTTCTTTGTTGCCTTTATGCCATTGTATGCGCTTGGTTTCATGGGCATGACACGTCGTCTCAGCCAAAATATTGATCCACAGTTCCACCCTCTGCTGGTGGTTGCTGCGGGCGGTGCAGCATTGATTGCCTGTGGTGTTCTCTGCCAGATCATTCAGTTCTGGGTTTCAGTACGTGACCGTCATGAAAACCGTGACTTAACGGGTGACCCATGGGGTGGTCGTACTCTGGAATGGTCAACTTCTTCACCACCACCTTTCTATAACTTCGCGGTAGTGCCTCAGGTAAAAGAACGTGATGCATTCTGGGACATGAAAGAAAAAGGTGAAGCTAACCAGCACCCTGATCACTATTCAGAGATCCACATGCCTAAAAACACCGGCGCTGGCGTTATCCTGTGTGTGTTCGCCTTGATCTTTGGTTTTGCCGCAATCTGGCATATCTGGTGGCTGGCTGGTCTCTCTTTCCTCGGTATGATCCTCACCTGGATCATTAAGAGCTTTGACGAAGACGTTGATTACTATGTTCCGGTTGCTGAGATTGAAAAAATCGAAAAACAGCATTTCGACGATATCACCAAAGCAGGTCTGAAAAATGTCAACTGA
- the panE gene encoding 2-dehydropantoate 2-reductase (ID:JIFNMEKO_00485;~source:Prodigal:2.6), with amino-acid sequence MKITVLGCGALGQLWLHHLAAAGHQVQGWQKQHTTPLRYCLTTLSGDTLQAVCGSNDPQRLAESEILLVTLKSNQIASVLPDLLPVIAANCAIILLHNGMGVSEYLPSVSQPLLQAITTQAAMRQDGKVHHTANGITYIGALNQAAKEHSWLADSLHDALPEVLWHEQITLAAWHKLAVNCAINPLSVYHHCRNGELLHHPDQLKALCDEVAQVMRSEGIDVSNDLLYLKVMTVIEQTSANRCSMLQDVLARRTTEIESITGFLRQKAALHGIATPENDKLYQFIKKKEQHYVK; translated from the coding sequence ATGAAAATCACCGTACTGGGTTGCGGAGCGCTCGGGCAACTCTGGCTTCACCACCTCGCTGCTGCTGGTCATCAGGTACAAGGATGGCAAAAACAGCACACAACGCCACTCCGTTACTGCCTGACAACGTTATCCGGCGACACCCTACAGGCTGTGTGTGGCAGCAATGATCCGCAACGCCTCGCTGAAAGTGAAATTCTGCTGGTCACACTGAAAAGCAACCAGATTGCTTCTGTATTGCCCGATTTGCTTCCCGTTATTGCTGCCAACTGTGCCATTATCCTGTTGCATAATGGCATGGGCGTAAGTGAGTATTTACCTTCAGTTTCCCAGCCTTTGTTGCAGGCTATTACAACTCAGGCTGCCATGAGACAGGATGGCAAAGTGCATCATACTGCGAATGGCATAACCTATATTGGCGCGCTTAATCAGGCAGCAAAAGAGCACTCCTGGCTGGCAGATTCGCTGCATGATGCGTTACCAGAAGTCCTCTGGCATGAACAGATCACTCTGGCAGCCTGGCATAAACTGGCGGTAAACTGCGCGATCAATCCTCTGAGTGTTTATCATCACTGCCGCAATGGTGAGTTGCTTCACCACCCAGACCAGCTAAAAGCACTCTGTGATGAAGTTGCTCAAGTGATGCGCAGTGAGGGTATAGATGTTAGTAATGACTTACTCTATCTCAAGGTCATGACAGTGATTGAGCAGACGTCAGCAAATCGCTGTTCGATGTTGCAGGATGTGCTGGCCAGACGTACCACTGAAATTGAGTCTATCACCGGCTTTCTGCGGCAAAAAGCAGCACTACATGGTATCGCTACACCGGAAAATGATAAGCTTTATCAGTTTATTAAAAAAAAGGAACAGCACTATGTCAAATAA
- the yajL gene encoding Protein/nucleic acid deglycase 3 (ID:JIFNMEKO_00484;~source:Prodigal:2.6) — MSNKAHVLVCLAHGSEETEAVTVIDLLVRAGIQVTSASVTEDGSTLITGSRGVKLVADTTLIQVADNPFDAIVLPGGLKGAEAFRDSPLLVETVRQFHLSEKIVAAICAAPGTVLIPHNLFPVGNMTGFPGIKATIPEEKWMDKRVVWDRRVNLLTSQGPGTAIDFALKLIDLLAGQKCAASVAEQLVVAAGIYDYRV, encoded by the coding sequence ATGTCAAATAAAGCTCATGTCCTGGTCTGCCTCGCCCATGGTAGCGAAGAAACCGAAGCGGTCACCGTCATTGACCTGCTGGTGCGCGCCGGAATTCAGGTCACCTCTGCCAGCGTGACCGAGGATGGCAGCACACTGATTACCGGCTCACGAGGCGTCAAACTGGTTGCTGATACCACTCTTATCCAGGTAGCTGATAATCCCTTCGATGCGATTGTTTTACCCGGAGGCCTGAAAGGAGCCGAAGCGTTTCGTGATTCACCGTTATTGGTAGAAACCGTCCGCCAGTTTCATCTGTCGGAAAAAATTGTCGCGGCTATCTGTGCCGCGCCTGGCACGGTGCTGATCCCTCACAATCTTTTCCCTGTAGGTAATATGACCGGTTTTCCGGGTATCAAAGCGACTATTCCTGAGGAAAAATGGATGGATAAGCGGGTGGTATGGGACAGACGAGTCAATCTGTTAACCAGCCAGGGACCAGGTACTGCTATCGACTTTGCCCTGAAACTGATTGATCTACTGGCAGGACAAAAGTGCGCAGCCAGTGTTGCTGAACAGCTGGTGGTCGCTGCGGGTATCTATGACTACCGGGTTTAA
- the cyoE gene encoding Protoheme IX farnesyltransferase (ID:JIFNMEKO_00488;~source:Prodigal:2.6), which produces MIKQYLQVTKPGIIFGNLISVIGGFLLASKGSINYPLFLFTLIGVSLVVASGCVYNNFIDRDIDKKMERTRNRVLVRGLISPTASLIYATVLGIAGFALLYLGANPLSMWLAVMGFVVYVGVYSLHMKRHSVYGTLIGSLSGAAPPVIGYCAVSNEFDAGALILLAIFSLWQMPHSYAIAIFRLKDYQAANIPVLPVVRGISVAKNHITVYILAFMIATLMLTLVGYAGYKYLVVAAAVSVWWLGMALSGYKTENDGVWARELFVFSIVAITALSVMMSVDFMAPASKDLLTLVS; this is translated from the coding sequence ATGATTAAGCAATACCTGCAAGTTACCAAGCCAGGCATTATTTTCGGAAATCTGATCTCTGTCATCGGTGGCTTTTTACTGGCCTCGAAAGGGAGTATCAACTATCCGTTGTTTCTGTTTACGTTAATCGGTGTATCACTGGTGGTGGCATCAGGTTGTGTTTATAACAACTTCATTGACCGTGATATCGATAAAAAAATGGAGCGCACAAGAAACCGTGTGCTGGTGAGGGGTCTTATCTCTCCAACCGCTTCTCTGATTTATGCGACCGTTTTGGGAATTGCAGGTTTTGCGCTGCTCTATTTAGGTGCTAATCCGCTGTCCATGTGGCTGGCGGTGATGGGGTTTGTGGTTTATGTAGGGGTTTACAGCCTGCACATGAAACGTCACTCTGTCTATGGCACCTTGATAGGCAGCCTGTCAGGAGCTGCGCCTCCGGTTATCGGTTACTGCGCAGTGAGTAATGAATTTGATGCAGGTGCATTGATTCTGTTGGCTATATTTAGTCTCTGGCAGATGCCTCACTCTTATGCCATTGCCATTTTCCGTTTGAAAGATTACCAGGCTGCCAATATTCCTGTGCTGCCGGTAGTCAGGGGAATTTCGGTTGCTAAAAACCATATTACCGTTTACATACTGGCCTTCATGATAGCTACTCTGATGCTGACACTTGTAGGCTATGCAGGCTATAAGTATCTGGTGGTGGCGGCGGCTGTCAGTGTATGGTGGCTGGGTATGGCATTATCCGGGTATAAGACAGAAAATGATGGTGTCTGGGCGAGAGAACTTTTCGTTTTCTCAATAGTCGCTATTACGGCACTCAGTGTCATGATGTCAGTTGATTTCATGGCTCCCGCATCAAAAGATTTACTCACCCTGGTGAGCTAA
- the thiI gene encoding tRNA sulfurtransferase (ID:JIFNMEKO_00483;~source:Prodigal:2.6), translated as MKFIIKLFPEITIKSQSVRLRFIKILTTNIRNVLKVCDETVKVVRHWDHIEVASKDESKREMLVGELTRIPGIHHILAVEDRAYHDVHDIFEQTLAHYREIIEGKTFAVRVKRRGQHDFSSKDVERYVGGGLNQHVASAQVKLNQPQITVHLEIEQDRLLLITARHEGIGGFPIGTQEDVLSLISGGFDSGVSSYMLLRRGCRVHYCFFNLGGAAHEIGVRQVAHYLWHRFGRSHKVRFVAINFEPVVGEILEKVEDGQMGVVLKRMMIRAASRIAERYGVQALVTGEALGQVSSQTLTNLRLIDNVSDTLILRPLISHDKERIINTARHIGTEDFARTMPEYCGVISKSPTVKAVKAKIVAEEGHFDFSILDRVIDEATNVDIRQIAEETRQEVNEVETVSAFGHGDAILDIRSPDEQDDRPLVVENIEVKCLPFYKLSTQFGELDQQKTWLLYCERGVMSRLQALYLLEQGFTNVKVYRP; from the coding sequence ATGAAGTTTATTATCAAGCTGTTCCCGGAAATTACCATTAAAAGTCAGTCTGTGCGTCTGCGTTTTATTAAAATTTTGACGACAAATATACGTAACGTACTGAAAGTATGTGATGAAACTGTGAAAGTAGTACGTCACTGGGACCACATCGAAGTGGCATCGAAAGATGAAAGTAAGCGCGAGATGTTGGTTGGCGAACTGACACGTATTCCCGGCATCCATCATATTCTTGCTGTCGAAGACCGTGCCTACCATGATGTGCACGATATTTTTGAGCAGACACTGGCACATTACCGTGAGATTATCGAAGGTAAAACCTTTGCAGTCAGAGTCAAACGTCGTGGTCAGCATGATTTCAGTTCTAAGGATGTTGAGCGTTACGTTGGTGGTGGCCTGAATCAGCATGTTGCCAGTGCTCAAGTGAAACTGAACCAACCACAAATAACTGTTCATCTCGAGATTGAGCAGGATCGCTTGTTGCTGATAACTGCGCGCCATGAAGGGATCGGTGGTTTTCCTATTGGTACCCAGGAAGATGTTCTGTCGTTGATTTCTGGTGGATTTGACTCTGGTGTTTCCAGCTATATGCTTCTGCGACGCGGTTGTCGGGTTCACTACTGCTTTTTCAATCTAGGCGGGGCTGCGCATGAGATAGGTGTACGGCAGGTGGCTCATTACTTATGGCACCGCTTCGGGCGTTCGCATAAGGTGCGTTTTGTGGCGATCAATTTTGAGCCTGTTGTCGGCGAGATTCTGGAAAAGGTCGAAGACGGTCAGATGGGCGTTGTGTTAAAACGCATGATGATACGGGCAGCATCACGTATCGCCGAGCGTTACGGTGTGCAGGCACTGGTCACAGGGGAAGCGCTGGGACAAGTTTCCAGCCAGACGCTGACTAACTTACGGCTGATCGATAATGTCTCTGATACGCTGATTCTGCGTCCGCTTATCTCCCATGATAAAGAGCGAATTATTAATACTGCTCGCCATATTGGCACTGAGGATTTTGCCCGTACCATGCCAGAGTACTGTGGTGTGATTTCAAAAAGTCCTACTGTCAAAGCCGTAAAAGCGAAAATTGTAGCGGAAGAGGGACACTTTGATTTTTCGATTCTTGATCGCGTGATTGATGAAGCGACGAATGTCGATATTCGTCAGATTGCGGAAGAGACTCGCCAGGAAGTTAATGAAGTCGAAACAGTCAGTGCCTTCGGTCACGGGGATGCCATACTCGATATCCGGTCACCTGATGAGCAGGATGACCGGCCTTTGGTGGTGGAGAACATCGAAGTCAAATGCCTGCCATTTTATAAACTCAGTACTCAGTTTGGTGAATTGGACCAGCAAAAGACCTGGCTGCTGTATTGTGAACGCGGTGTTATGAGCCGACTGCAGGCGCTTTATCTGCTTGAGCAGGGATTCACTAACGTCAAAGTTTATCGTCCCTGA
- the cyoD gene encoding Cytochrome bo(3) ubiquinol oxidase subunit 4 (ID:JIFNMEKO_00489;~source:Prodigal:2.6) produces MSHSAHPHGSSHGSVKSYMIGFILSIILTAIPFWMVMTGSAAKETLIGVVIVCAVVQVLVHLTYFLHLNTSPEERWNLVAIVFAALIVLIVVVGSLWIMWNLNYNMMVR; encoded by the coding sequence ATGAGTCATTCAGCACACCCACACGGAAGCTCACACGGCAGTGTTAAGAGTTACATGATTGGCTTTATTTTGTCGATCATCTTAACGGCTATCCCATTCTGGATGGTAATGACTGGCAGTGCAGCGAAGGAAACGCTTATCGGCGTGGTTATCGTCTGCGCTGTGGTCCAGGTTCTGGTGCATCTGACCTATTTCCTGCATCTGAACACCTCCCCGGAAGAGAGATGGAATCTGGTGGCAATTGTTTTTGCCGCTCTTATTGTCCTGATCGTTGTTGTAGGCTCGCTGTGGATCATGTGGAACCTTAACTACAATATGATGGTTCGTTAA
- the yajR gene encoding Inner membrane transport protein YajR (ID:JIFNMEKO_00487;~source:Prodigal:2.6) — protein sequence MNDNRMTPTELRATWGLGTVFSLRMLGMFMVLPVLTTYGMALQGASETLIGVAIGIYGLTQALFQIPFGLFSDRLGRKPLIVMGLVVFILGSLIAACTSSIWGIILGRALQGAGAIAAAVMALLSDLTREQNRTKAMAFIGISFGITFAIAMVLGPIITHALGLHALFWLIAILASGGILITLLVVPSTDQHNFNRESGIAKGSLRQVLTNSRLIKLNLGILFLHMLLMSTFVALPGQMAQAGLPVTEHWKAYLVTMLVAFISVVPFIIYAEARRRMKRVFVFCVALLLVAEMTLAAGQSHLWILLAGLQIFFIGFNLMEALLPSLVSKEAPAGYKGTAMGLYSTSQFIGVALGGSLGGWIYGHYQSHSVFIAGSVLAAGWLLLSSTMKEPPYVSSLRLVPGPDVALTPALINALSSYPGVVALFVDDNERSIYVKIDSKKTSREQLEQLISNY from the coding sequence ATGAACGATAACAGAATGACGCCGACAGAATTACGGGCTACATGGGGACTTGGCACCGTGTTTTCCCTGCGCATGCTGGGAATGTTTATGGTGCTGCCAGTGCTCACCACCTATGGTATGGCATTGCAGGGGGCCAGTGAAACTCTGATTGGTGTGGCAATTGGTATTTATGGTCTGACTCAGGCCCTGTTTCAGATCCCTTTCGGTTTGTTTTCCGATCGCCTTGGCCGAAAGCCACTGATTGTGATGGGTCTGGTTGTTTTCATCCTCGGCAGTCTGATTGCCGCCTGTACATCTTCTATCTGGGGCATCATTCTTGGTCGTGCGTTGCAAGGCGCTGGTGCGATTGCAGCAGCCGTGATGGCGTTGCTCTCCGACCTCACAAGAGAGCAGAATCGTACTAAAGCGATGGCCTTTATTGGCATCAGTTTTGGGATCACTTTTGCCATCGCGATGGTTCTTGGCCCGATAATCACGCATGCCTTAGGCCTGCATGCCCTGTTCTGGTTGATTGCCATTCTGGCAAGCGGCGGCATTCTTATCACGTTACTGGTGGTGCCCTCAACTGACCAGCATAACTTCAATCGTGAATCAGGCATCGCCAAAGGCAGCCTGCGACAAGTCCTCACCAACAGCCGTCTGATAAAACTCAATCTCGGCATTCTCTTCCTGCATATGTTATTAATGTCGACTTTTGTCGCATTACCAGGACAGATGGCCCAGGCAGGGCTTCCGGTTACCGAGCACTGGAAAGCCTATCTTGTCACCATGTTAGTGGCTTTTATCAGCGTAGTGCCGTTTATTATTTATGCCGAGGCACGTCGTCGTATGAAACGAGTCTTCGTTTTCTGTGTGGCGTTACTGTTAGTGGCTGAGATGACCCTGGCAGCCGGACAATCACATCTTTGGATTCTGCTGGCAGGTTTACAAATTTTCTTCATTGGCTTTAATCTGATGGAAGCCCTGCTTCCTTCCCTGGTCAGCAAGGAAGCACCGGCAGGCTATAAAGGCACCGCCATGGGATTATACTCAACCAGCCAGTTTATTGGTGTTGCCTTGGGAGGAAGCCTGGGAGGATGGATCTATGGTCATTATCAGTCACACAGTGTGTTTATTGCCGGCAGCGTGCTGGCGGCTGGCTGGCTGCTATTGAGTTCCACCATGAAAGAACCCCCTTACGTCAGTAGTTTGCGCCTGGTACCAGGGCCGGATGTGGCGCTGACACCGGCGCTCATCAACGCTTTATCATCTTATCCGGGTGTTGTGGCCCTGTTTGTTGATGACAACGAACGCTCAATTTATGTCAAAATCGACAGTAAAAAGACTTCGCGGGAACAGCTGGAACAACTTATCTCGAACTACTAA
- a CDS encoding hypothetical protein (ID:JIFNMEKO_00486;~UPF0234 protein YajQ;~source:Prodigal:2.6), whose protein sequence is MPSFDIVSEIDMQEVKNAVENANREVSSRFDFRGVEARYELNEKNQSINVISESDFQVKQLLDILREKLLKRGIEGSSLDVPETIEHSGKHWNVEAKMKQGIATEVAKKIVKLIKDSKLKVQSQIQGEELRVTGKSRDDLQSVMALVRGGNLGQPFQFKNLRD, encoded by the coding sequence ATGCCTTCTTTCGATATTGTGTCAGAAATTGATATGCAGGAAGTGAAGAATGCAGTCGAGAATGCTAACCGTGAAGTATCCTCGCGGTTTGATTTTCGTGGTGTGGAAGCGCGTTACGAACTCAATGAAAAAAATCAGAGTATCAATGTTATCAGTGAATCCGATTTTCAGGTCAAACAGTTACTCGATATTTTGCGTGAGAAGCTGCTGAAGCGGGGTATTGAAGGTTCATCATTGGATGTCCCTGAAACCATCGAGCATAGCGGTAAGCATTGGAACGTTGAAGCAAAAATGAAGCAGGGGATTGCGACCGAGGTGGCAAAAAAGATAGTAAAACTGATCAAAGACAGTAAATTAAAAGTGCAGTCGCAGATCCAGGGAGAAGAGTTACGCGTTACTGGCAAATCACGCGATGATTTACAAAGTGTCATGGCACTGGTTCGGGGTGGGAATCTCGGGCAACCTTTTCAGTTTAAAAACTTACGTGACTGA
- the cyoC gene encoding Cytochrome bo(3) ubiquinol oxidase subunit 3 (ID:JIFNMEKO_00490;~source:Prodigal:2.6), with the protein MSTDTLTKHNKAHAEHGHHDAGANKVFGFWIYLMSDCIIFATLFATYGVMVNNTAGGPSGKDIFELPFVLVETALLLLSSITYGFAAISMNKGSKSAVNGWLALTFLFGLGFICMEIYEFHHLIKEGFGPQRSGFLSAFFTLVGTHGLHVASGLIWMLVLMYQIARRGLTETNRTRIQCLSLFWHFLDVIWICVFTIVYLMGAM; encoded by the coding sequence ATGTCAACTGATACTCTGACTAAACACAATAAAGCCCATGCTGAGCATGGGCACCACGATGCAGGCGCCAACAAAGTGTTTGGCTTCTGGATCTACCTGATGAGCGACTGCATTATTTTCGCCACCCTGTTTGCCACTTATGGAGTGATGGTGAATAACACCGCAGGCGGTCCGTCAGGAAAGGATATTTTTGAACTGCCTTTCGTGCTGGTAGAAACAGCCCTGCTGTTGCTGAGTTCAATAACTTATGGCTTTGCCGCCATTAGTATGAATAAAGGCAGCAAATCTGCGGTCAATGGCTGGCTGGCGCTGACATTCCTTTTCGGTCTTGGCTTCATTTGTATGGAAATCTACGAATTCCATCACCTGATCAAAGAGGGTTTTGGCCCACAACGCAGTGGTTTCCTCTCAGCGTTCTTTACCCTGGTTGGAACACATGGCTTACACGTTGCCAGTGGTCTGATATGGATGCTGGTATTGATGTACCAGATTGCCCGTCGTGGGCTGACAGAAACCAACCGGACACGTATACAGTGCCTGAGTTTGTTCTGGCACTTCCTTGATGTGATTTGGATCTGCGTATTTACCATTGTTTATCTGATGGGAGCGATGTAA
- the xseB gene encoding Exodeoxyribonuclease 7 small subunit (ID:JIFNMEKO_00482;~source:Prodigal:2.6), which produces MARKNEQPVSFETSLQQLEQIVARLESGELPLEEALNEFERGVQLARVGQQTLQQAEQRVRILLSDNDKEDTLASFTTDTP; this is translated from the coding sequence ATGGCCAGGAAAAATGAGCAACCTGTCAGTTTTGAAACCTCACTGCAACAACTGGAACAGATTGTTGCACGCCTGGAAAGTGGGGAACTTCCTCTGGAAGAAGCGTTGAATGAATTCGAACGCGGCGTACAATTAGCCCGTGTTGGGCAGCAAACTCTTCAACAGGCAGAACAGCGGGTACGGATTCTGCTCAGTGACAACGATAAAGAAGACACATTAGCTTCTTTTACCACGGACACCCCCTGA
- the ispA gene encoding Farnesyl diphosphate synthase (ID:JIFNMEKO_00481;~source:Prodigal:2.6), protein MQFADLLASQRKRVDQVLLQLLSTQSSVDDTLRQAMQYGALLGGKRLRPFLVYATGIMLEADSQALDAPAAAIECVHAYSLIHDDLPAMDNDSLRRGQPTCHIRYGEDCAILAGDALQTLAFSILSTQPMPGVSAADRLAMVAELAGASGAAGMCGGQALDLAAEGKQIDLAALERIHRHKTGALIRAAVRMGAYCAGERGRQALPLLDRYAEAIGLAFQVQDDILDVVGDTATLGKQQGADQVLDKSTYPALMGLDNARHKAQELYQQSLDALSPLGESYDISVLQSLANYVIERDN, encoded by the coding sequence ATGCAATTTGCTGATCTTCTCGCCAGTCAACGCAAACGCGTTGATCAGGTATTGCTACAACTATTGTCAACACAGTCCAGTGTTGATGATACTCTGCGCCAGGCCATGCAGTATGGTGCTTTGCTGGGTGGAAAACGCTTACGCCCCTTTTTGGTTTATGCTACCGGTATAATGTTAGAAGCTGACAGTCAGGCGCTTGATGCACCTGCGGCAGCGATTGAGTGTGTACATGCTTACTCACTGATTCACGATGATCTTCCGGCAATGGATAACGACAGTTTACGCCGTGGACAACCCACCTGCCATATCCGCTATGGCGAAGATTGCGCGATTCTGGCCGGTGATGCTTTACAGACTCTGGCCTTTTCTATTCTCAGTACCCAGCCGATGCCAGGCGTCAGTGCAGCGGATCGCCTGGCAATGGTCGCAGAACTGGCCGGAGCAAGTGGTGCAGCAGGTATGTGCGGCGGTCAGGCGCTTGATCTTGCTGCCGAAGGAAAGCAGATTGATCTGGCTGCACTGGAGCGTATTCATCGCCATAAAACCGGGGCATTGATCCGTGCAGCCGTGCGAATGGGGGCTTACTGTGCCGGTGAACGTGGCAGGCAGGCTTTGCCTCTGCTTGATCGCTATGCCGAAGCTATCGGGCTGGCCTTCCAGGTGCAGGACGATATTCTGGATGTTGTCGGAGATACTGCCACACTCGGTAAACAACAAGGTGCTGACCAGGTCTTAGATAAAAGTACCTATCCTGCTCTGATGGGGCTGGATAATGCCCGCCATAAAGCACAAGAGTTGTATCAACAGTCACTTGATGCACTTTCACCGCTTGGTGAGTCTTATGATATTTCCGTGTTGCAGTCGCTGGCGAATTATGTCATTGAACGTGACAATTAA